A portion of the Bifidobacterium lemurum genome contains these proteins:
- the orn gene encoding oligoribonuclease, producing MVDSHDGETYTAQDSRLIWIDCEMTGLDIFGGDELVEISVVPTDFDLNVLDEGVDYVIKPSAAAVEHMNDFVRGMHTRSGLINEWENGLSLEEAQAKVIDYVKRFTPEGVRPLLAGNSIGSDKKFLDRYMPELMEHLHYRVVDVSTLKELARRWYPAVYEHRPAKNGGHRALADIIESLDELRYYRAAFMAPAPGPDAAQAQAVAAEVAATSLLRTN from the coding sequence ATGGTGGACAGCCACGACGGGGAAACCTACACGGCGCAGGACTCGCGCCTGATCTGGATCGACTGCGAGATGACGGGACTCGACATCTTCGGCGGCGACGAACTGGTGGAGATCTCGGTGGTGCCGACCGACTTCGACCTCAATGTGCTTGACGAGGGAGTCGACTACGTGATCAAGCCCTCGGCCGCGGCGGTCGAGCATATGAACGACTTCGTGCGCGGCATGCACACCCGCTCCGGACTCATCAACGAGTGGGAGAACGGTCTGTCCCTTGAGGAGGCGCAGGCCAAGGTGATCGACTACGTCAAGCGTTTCACCCCGGAAGGCGTGCGGCCGCTGCTCGCCGGCAACTCCATCGGCTCCGACAAGAAATTCCTCGACCGCTACATGCCCGAACTGATGGAACACCTGCACTATCGCGTGGTCGACGTGAGCACCTTGAAGGAGCTGGCCCGCCGCTGGTATCCGGCGGTCTACGAGCATCGCCCGGCCAAGAACGGCGGCCACCGCGCGCTCGCCGACATCATCGAATCCTTGGACGAATTGCGTTATTATCGGGCGGCTTTCATGGCGCCCGCCCCCGGCCCGGATGCGGCCCAGGCCCAAGCGGTCGCCGCCGAAGTGGCGGCGACCAGCCTGCTTCGCACGAACTGA
- a CDS encoding single-stranded DNA-binding protein: MAQKQGSITISGNLGADPVMFGKDPNQQACSFRVGFAPSYYSQSSGEWKTRDTTWVAVRAFRKLGMNAFQSLRKGNPVVVTGTLRTERWSKDGVDHITPVIEATNIGHDLNFGTTIFRRVVNPQNGQDMQGGASQEPGVPAYPAAGIDPFAQNPMRKEPVGMVDLAVVPDGPSDAAAGNPSEMQTVGQYADGFAQSPEIGEGEAEF, from the coding sequence ATGGCGCAGAAACAAGGCAGCATCACCATCAGCGGCAATCTGGGGGCGGACCCGGTGATGTTCGGCAAAGACCCCAATCAGCAGGCCTGCTCATTCCGTGTGGGGTTCGCTCCCAGCTACTACAGCCAATCTTCGGGGGAGTGGAAGACTCGTGACACCACATGGGTGGCGGTCCGAGCGTTCCGTAAATTGGGGATGAACGCGTTTCAATCGCTGAGAAAAGGCAATCCCGTGGTGGTGACCGGCACGCTGCGCACGGAGCGATGGAGCAAAGACGGCGTCGACCACATCACTCCGGTGATCGAGGCGACGAATATCGGCCATGATCTGAATTTCGGCACCACCATATTCCGTCGCGTCGTCAACCCGCAGAACGGACAGGACATGCAGGGCGGGGCGTCGCAGGAGCCTGGCGTGCCGGCGTATCCGGCGGCCGGCATCGATCCCTTCGCCCAAAACCCCATGCGCAAAGAGCCTGTGGGAATGGTCGATCTTGCGGTGGTGCCGGATGGTCCATCCGACGCCGCAGCCGGCAATCCGTCCGAGATGCAAACCGTCGGCCAATATGCGGATGGATTCGCGCAGTCTCCGGAGATAGGCGAAGGGGAGGCCGAATTCTAA
- a CDS encoding MraY family glycosyltransferase, with product MRIYLLLAAIAGGVTYLVTPLIRHIAIEIGAVGEVRARDVHTIPTPRLGGLGMLIGFAAAMVFASHLPFLSGLFTNNHQPWVVLAGAVMISLLGMADDLWDLDWMLKLAGQLLISVFVAWGGLQIISLPLGSLVTASPSLSMAITAILIVASINAVNFVDGLDGLSSGIVAIGGIAFAIYSYIIARSSPSYASLATLIDVALVGICVGFLLHNWHPAKLFMGDSGSMLLGYLITCASIVMTGRLDPATIHASIYLPAFMPILLPILVLFLPVLDMCLAIVRRLSHGQSPMHPDRMHLHHRMLKIGHSVRGAVLILWGWAALIAFGSLTILFFPIGYVLVGMAVAVALLSAATLFPYLKRRLPDIREENAQFAAAKRQGKGDAEGDDGSAGV from the coding sequence ATGAGAATCTATCTGCTGCTTGCGGCCATCGCCGGAGGCGTGACCTATCTGGTGACGCCGCTGATTCGGCATATCGCCATCGAGATCGGCGCGGTGGGTGAGGTGCGCGCCCGTGACGTGCACACCATCCCCACGCCCCGACTGGGCGGTTTGGGCATGCTGATCGGCTTCGCGGCTGCGATGGTGTTCGCCAGCCATCTGCCGTTCCTGTCGGGACTGTTCACGAACAACCACCAACCGTGGGTGGTGCTCGCCGGCGCGGTGATGATCAGTCTGCTCGGCATGGCCGACGACCTGTGGGATCTCGACTGGATGCTCAAACTCGCGGGGCAGCTGCTCATCTCCGTGTTCGTGGCATGGGGCGGACTGCAGATCATCTCGCTGCCGTTGGGATCGCTGGTCACCGCCTCGCCCAGCCTGTCCATGGCGATCACCGCGATTCTGATCGTCGCCTCGATCAACGCGGTGAATTTCGTCGACGGACTGGACGGCCTGTCGTCGGGCATCGTGGCCATCGGCGGCATCGCATTCGCCATCTACTCGTACATCATCGCCCGTTCCTCGCCCAGCTACGCCTCCCTGGCCACGCTGATCGACGTGGCGCTGGTCGGCATCTGCGTGGGATTCCTGCTGCACAACTGGCATCCGGCGAAACTGTTCATGGGGGATTCCGGCTCCATGCTGCTCGGCTATCTCATCACCTGCGCTTCGATCGTGATGACCGGCCGCCTCGACCCAGCCACCATCCACGCCAGCATCTACCTGCCGGCCTTCATGCCGATCCTGCTGCCGATCCTCGTGCTGTTCCTGCCGGTGCTCGACATGTGCCTGGCGATTGTGCGGCGTTTGAGCCACGGACAATCGCCGATGCATCCGGACCGCATGCACCTGCACCACCGCATGCTCAAAATCGGTCATAGCGTGCGCGGCGCGGTGCTCATCCTGTGGGGATGGGCAGCGCTGATCGCCTTCGGGTCGCTGACGATTCTGTTTTTCCCGATCGGCTATGTGCTCGTCGGCATGGCGGTCGCGGTCGCGCTGCTGAGCGCGGCCACGCTGTTCCCGTATCTCAAACGCCGTCTGCCCGACATCCGGGAGGAGAACGCGCAGTTCGCCGCCGCCAAACGGCAGGGCAAAGGCGACGCGGAGGGCGATGACGGCTCGGCCGGCGTCTGA
- a CDS encoding DEAD/DEAH box helicase, translated as MRQSEALAILNAGANVFLTGAPGAGKTYVLNEFVRQARADGADIAVTASTGIASTHINGQTIHSWSGVGVATSLTPSLLKTIKARRKRRIQAADILIIDEVSMMHAWLFDMVDQVCREVRRDPRPFGGIQVVLSGDFFQLPPVSVSGRNNDMIAPTPEFLESRERYARAGRNPEGFVTESLVWERLNPAVCYLTEQHRQDTGELLTVLTDIREGTVTQRDRDVLVTRLGRIPEPGQVAVHLFPVNRQADNLNDLRLAEIMAETHEFHAEAAGQANLVDRLRRNMLAPERLVLKTGAAVMALRNDPDRQYVNGSLGTVRGFAQENKGGWPIVEFENGNIVTMKPASWEMMDGDAVLASVKQVPLRCAWGITIHKSQGMTLDRAVMDLKRTFAPGMGYVALSRVESLNGLYLAGVNERMFLVSPDAVRLDGDLRADSADAAARLADEGAQAFARFASTQGARGDAGDEFEQDALF; from the coding sequence ATGCGCCAATCCGAAGCCCTGGCGATTCTGAACGCCGGCGCGAACGTGTTCCTGACGGGCGCTCCCGGCGCGGGCAAGACTTACGTGCTCAACGAGTTCGTCCGCCAGGCGCGGGCGGACGGGGCGGATATCGCCGTCACCGCCTCCACCGGCATCGCATCCACACATATCAACGGACAGACGATCCATTCCTGGAGCGGCGTGGGCGTGGCCACCAGCCTGACCCCCAGTCTGCTGAAAACCATCAAAGCCCGACGCAAACGCCGCATCCAAGCCGCCGACATCCTCATCATCGACGAGGTGTCGATGATGCACGCCTGGTTGTTCGACATGGTCGACCAGGTATGCCGCGAGGTGCGTCGCGATCCACGCCCTTTCGGCGGCATCCAAGTGGTGCTGTCGGGTGATTTCTTCCAATTGCCGCCCGTGAGCGTGTCCGGGCGCAACAACGATATGATCGCCCCCACGCCGGAATTCCTGGAATCCCGCGAACGGTACGCGCGCGCCGGCAGGAATCCGGAAGGATTCGTCACCGAATCCCTGGTGTGGGAACGGCTTAATCCGGCCGTGTGCTACCTGACCGAACAGCACCGTCAGGACACCGGCGAACTGCTCACCGTGCTCACCGACATCCGCGAAGGGACCGTCACCCAGCGGGACCGCGACGTGCTCGTCACCCGGTTGGGACGCATCCCCGAACCTGGGCAGGTGGCCGTGCACCTGTTCCCCGTGAACCGTCAGGCCGATAATCTCAACGACCTGCGATTGGCCGAGATCATGGCCGAAACGCACGAATTCCACGCCGAAGCCGCGGGACAGGCGAATCTGGTGGACCGGCTGCGACGCAATATGCTCGCGCCGGAACGTCTGGTGCTCAAAACGGGCGCCGCCGTGATGGCGCTGCGCAACGACCCCGACCGCCAGTACGTCAACGGCTCGCTCGGCACGGTGCGCGGCTTCGCGCAGGAGAACAAGGGCGGCTGGCCGATCGTCGAGTTCGAAAACGGCAACATCGTCACCATGAAGCCGGCCTCATGGGAGATGATGGACGGCGACGCGGTGCTCGCCTCGGTCAAACAGGTGCCGTTGCGCTGCGCGTGGGGCATCACCATCCACAAATCCCAGGGCATGACGCTCGACCGCGCCGTGATGGACCTCAAACGCACCTTCGCGCCCGGCATGGGCTATGTGGCGCTGTCGCGTGTGGAATCCCTGAATGGACTGTACTTGGCGGGCGTCAACGAGCGGATGTTCCTCGTCTCGCCCGACGCGGTGCGGTTGGACGGCGATCTGCGCGCCGATTCCGCCGACGCCGCGGCCCGGCTCGCCGATGAAGGCGCGCAGGCGTTCGCTCGGTTCGCTTCGACCCAAGGCGCGCGGGGAGACGCGGGCGACGAGTTCGAGCAGGATGCGCTGTTCTGA
- a CDS encoding M13 family metallopeptidase has protein sequence MSDSLTSGIDPASFSSVISPATDLFRYVNGPWIDTYRLPDDRSRYGSFDRLAENAENQIRDILEEENCPAAKAHALYRSFLDTEAINRAGFEPIRPLIDAIDQAGDKASLTRTLGAMNPSGGPDLFGMGVYGDPGDPDTNIVHIEQGGLALPDEAYYREDHYAPIREAYTAMVARQLMNAKLANDEDAAEEQAKRFLDVETRIAANHWDNVATRDSVKTYNPTDFNALADSLAHFDIAAWAAAWQQAYDATPAAAAQPVDMMGALSRVIVHEPSFLTGFDAFWQTASLDDLKLWARVHVIIGSASLLSEEFDTTNFEFYGKTLSGTKKQRDRWKRAVSLVNGICGEEVGQEYVRLHFPETSKRRMEELVANLIEAYRVSITHSDWLGEQTKAKALEKLSKFKPMIGYTSHWRDYTALDVHEDAGLIDNMAAANLYETGYQLSKAGKPVDREEWLMNPQTVNAYYEPTMNVIVFPAAILQPPFFDPNAEDAANYGGIGAVIGHEIGHGFDDQGAQYDGDGKLNDWWTAQDKANFEARTQALIEQYNAFTPQQLLDKYADEPDKAPHVNGALTIGENIGDLGGVNIAIKAYALALDKASGRSGDGSAEAIKDSLSHAPELDGFTGTQRFFLSYASIWRTKNRDELAEQYLQIDPHSPAEFRTNGIARNVDLFAEAFDVHEGDAMWLDPDQRVRIW, from the coding sequence ATGAGTGATTCCCTGACCTCCGGCATCGATCCGGCATCCTTCTCTTCCGTCATCAGCCCCGCCACCGACCTGTTCCGTTACGTCAACGGACCATGGATCGACACCTACCGTCTTCCCGATGACCGCTCCCGCTATGGCTCCTTCGACCGTCTTGCCGAGAACGCGGAGAACCAGATTCGCGACATCCTCGAAGAGGAAAACTGCCCGGCCGCCAAGGCGCATGCGCTGTACCGTTCCTTCCTCGACACCGAAGCCATCAACCGGGCCGGATTCGAACCGATCCGTCCGCTGATCGACGCCATCGACCAGGCCGGGGACAAGGCCTCCCTCACCCGCACGCTGGGCGCGATGAACCCGTCCGGAGGTCCCGACCTGTTCGGCATGGGCGTCTACGGCGACCCGGGCGATCCCGATACGAATATCGTGCATATCGAACAGGGCGGTCTGGCCCTTCCCGACGAGGCCTACTACCGCGAGGACCATTACGCGCCGATCCGCGAGGCCTACACCGCGATGGTCGCCCGCCAGCTGATGAACGCCAAGCTCGCGAACGACGAGGACGCCGCAGAGGAGCAGGCCAAGCGTTTTCTCGACGTCGAAACGCGCATCGCCGCCAATCATTGGGACAACGTCGCCACCCGCGATTCGGTGAAAACCTACAATCCCACCGATTTCAACGCGCTGGCCGACTCACTGGCCCATTTCGACATCGCCGCCTGGGCCGCCGCCTGGCAACAGGCCTACGACGCGACGCCCGCCGCGGCCGCGCAGCCGGTCGATATGATGGGCGCGCTGTCGCGCGTGATCGTGCATGAGCCGAGCTTCCTGACCGGATTCGACGCCTTCTGGCAGACCGCTTCCCTTGACGACCTGAAGCTGTGGGCGCGTGTGCATGTGATCATCGGCTCGGCGAGCCTCCTGAGCGAGGAGTTCGATACGACGAATTTCGAGTTCTACGGCAAAACCCTTTCCGGCACGAAAAAGCAGCGCGATCGTTGGAAGCGCGCCGTCAGCCTGGTCAACGGCATCTGCGGCGAGGAGGTCGGACAGGAGTACGTCCGCCTGCATTTCCCCGAGACCTCGAAGCGACGCATGGAGGAGCTGGTCGCCAATCTCATCGAAGCCTACCGCGTGTCGATCACCCATTCCGACTGGCTGGGCGAGCAGACCAAGGCCAAGGCCTTGGAGAAGCTCTCGAAGTTCAAGCCGATGATCGGCTACACCAGCCACTGGCGCGACTACACGGCGCTCGACGTGCATGAGGACGCCGGTCTCATCGACAACATGGCCGCCGCCAATCTGTATGAGACGGGCTATCAGCTGTCCAAGGCCGGCAAACCGGTGGACCGCGAGGAATGGCTGATGAACCCGCAGACCGTGAACGCCTACTATGAGCCGACCATGAATGTGATCGTGTTCCCCGCGGCCATTCTGCAACCGCCGTTCTTCGACCCGAACGCCGAGGACGCCGCCAATTACGGCGGCATCGGCGCGGTGATCGGCCACGAGATCGGCCACGGCTTCGACGACCAAGGCGCGCAGTACGACGGCGACGGCAAGCTCAACGACTGGTGGACCGCTCAGGACAAGGCGAATTTCGAGGCCCGCACCCAAGCCTTGATCGAACAGTACAACGCCTTCACACCCCAGCAGCTGCTCGACAAGTACGCCGACGAACCCGACAAGGCGCCGCATGTGAACGGCGCGTTGACCATCGGTGAGAACATCGGCGATCTGGGTGGCGTGAACATCGCGATCAAGGCGTACGCGCTGGCGCTCGACAAGGCCTCGGGACGCTCCGGCGACGGCTCGGCCGAAGCCATCAAGGACTCGCTGAGCCATGCCCCCGAGCTCGACGGCTTCACCGGAACGCAGCGGTTCTTCCTCAGCTACGCCTCGATATGGCGCACGAAGAACCGCGACGAGCTGGCCGAACAGTATCTGCAGATCGACCCGCACTCGCCGGCCGAATTCCGTACCAACGGCATCGCCCGCAACGTGGATCTCTTCGCCGAAGCGTTCGACGTGCATGAGGGCGACGCCATGTGGCTCGATCCCGACCAACGCGTGCGCATCTGGTAG
- a CDS encoding proline--tRNA ligase, translating to MSSNTLRMSTLFLRTLREDPADADVDSAKLLQRAGYIRKAAPGIWTWLPLGLRVLNKIEEIIREEMASIDAQEVHFPALLPREPYEATHRWEEYGDNIFRVKDRHQADYLLAPTHEEMFTLLVKDMYSSYKDLPVTLYQIQTKYRDEFRPRAGLIRGREFIMKDAYSFTIDEEGMRKAYMDERGAYERIFNRLDLKYVPVFAMSGPMGGSASEEFLAPMAIGEDTFALAPSGKAWNVEALTTPEPAEIDCSATPAATKRPTPDAGTIERMVEFANATYPREDGRAWEAADVLKNVVVAVKHAEDDAHDKPWRELVVVGVPGDRTVDMKRLEAQFAPAEIEEATEEDLKAHPELVKGYIGPMALGPQARGDAEIGSAEDTAIRYFIDAHVAKGSAWYTGADEAGVDYYDLVYGRDFAADGVVEAVEVRHGDMSPDGSGPLSFERGVEIGQVFQLGLKYSKALGLTVLDQNGKAVPVWMGCYGIGVSRVLACIAETHHDEAGLAWPSVVAPAQVHVVATGKDEKAFEGAERLIAELEEAGIEVIYDDRKKVSPGVKFKDAELVGVPVIAVLGRDFVNDGTIEIRDRDGGNMVAVPASEALAELAKRVA from the coding sequence ATGAGTTCCAACACCCTTCGTATGTCAACACTGTTCCTGCGCACCCTGCGCGAAGACCCCGCCGACGCGGACGTCGACTCCGCCAAGCTGCTGCAGCGCGCCGGCTACATCCGCAAGGCCGCGCCCGGTATCTGGACCTGGCTGCCGCTGGGCCTGCGCGTGCTCAACAAGATCGAGGAGATCATCCGCGAGGAGATGGCCTCCATCGACGCGCAGGAGGTGCACTTCCCGGCGCTGCTGCCGCGCGAGCCCTATGAGGCCACGCACCGCTGGGAGGAGTACGGCGACAACATCTTCCGTGTGAAGGACCGCCATCAGGCCGACTATCTGCTTGCGCCCACGCATGAGGAGATGTTCACCCTGCTGGTCAAGGACATGTACTCCTCATACAAGGACCTGCCCGTCACGCTGTACCAGATCCAGACCAAGTACCGCGACGAGTTCCGCCCCCGCGCCGGTCTGATCCGCGGGCGCGAGTTCATCATGAAGGACGCCTACTCGTTCACCATCGACGAGGAGGGCATGCGCAAGGCCTATATGGACGAGCGCGGCGCCTACGAGCGCATCTTCAACCGCCTCGACCTGAAGTATGTGCCGGTGTTCGCCATGTCCGGCCCGATGGGCGGCTCCGCCTCCGAGGAGTTCCTCGCGCCGATGGCCATCGGCGAGGACACGTTCGCGCTCGCGCCCTCAGGCAAGGCATGGAACGTCGAGGCGCTGACCACTCCCGAGCCGGCCGAGATCGACTGCTCGGCCACGCCTGCCGCCACCAAGCGCCCCACGCCCGACGCGGGGACCATCGAGAGGATGGTCGAGTTCGCGAACGCGACGTATCCGCGCGAGGACGGTCGCGCGTGGGAGGCCGCCGACGTGTTGAAGAACGTGGTCGTCGCCGTCAAGCACGCCGAGGACGACGCGCATGACAAGCCGTGGCGCGAACTGGTCGTGGTGGGCGTGCCCGGCGACCGTACGGTGGATATGAAGCGTCTGGAGGCGCAGTTCGCTCCGGCCGAGATCGAAGAGGCCACCGAGGAGGATCTCAAGGCCCATCCCGAACTGGTCAAGGGGTATATCGGCCCGATGGCCCTCGGACCGCAGGCGCGCGGCGACGCCGAGATCGGCTCCGCCGAGGACACGGCGATCCGCTATTTCATCGACGCCCATGTGGCGAAGGGATCCGCATGGTACACCGGCGCCGACGAGGCCGGCGTGGACTATTACGATCTCGTCTACGGCCGCGACTTCGCCGCCGACGGCGTTGTGGAGGCCGTCGAGGTGCGCCATGGCGACATGAGTCCGGACGGATCCGGCCCGTTGAGCTTCGAACGCGGCGTGGAGATCGGCCAGGTGTTCCAGCTGGGATTGAAGTATTCCAAGGCGTTGGGACTGACCGTGCTCGACCAGAACGGCAAGGCCGTTCCGGTGTGGATGGGCTGCTACGGCATCGGCGTGAGCCGTGTGCTCGCCTGCATTGCCGAAACGCATCACGACGAGGCCGGCTTGGCCTGGCCGTCCGTGGTCGCTCCGGCGCAGGTGCATGTGGTCGCCACCGGCAAGGACGAGAAGGCCTTCGAAGGCGCGGAACGGTTGATCGCCGAACTCGAGGAGGCCGGCATCGAGGTCATCTACGACGACCGCAAGAAGGTGTCTCCGGGCGTCAAGTTCAAGGACGCGGAGCTGGTGGGCGTGCCGGTGATCGCCGTGCTCGGACGCGACTTCGTGAACGATGGCACCATCGAGATCCGCGACCGTGACGGCGGCAACATGGTGGCCGTGCCGGCCTCGGAGGCGCTTGCCGAACTCGCCAAGCGCGTCGCCTGA
- a CDS encoding L-threonylcarbamoyladenylate synthase, with translation MTSEPRIRGIDDDSLALAADLVRAGELIVMPTDTVYGVACDPRNPEAIARIFAIKQRPRFKSLQVLLHSIDQLDGLGLELPAPLNRLAAQFLPGAFSPIALAREDCTLSTLARTSTGASTQGIRIPNSAAALAILRATGPLAASSANLSGQDSAQSVREAVGALGDQVALYLDGGPTQGHVASTVVAADPHGRDGIEILREGVIASHVIRKALHMNGGGLGA, from the coding sequence ATGACGAGCGAACCCCGCATTCGAGGAATCGACGACGACTCGCTCGCCCTGGCGGCCGACCTGGTGCGCGCGGGCGAACTCATCGTGATGCCGACCGACACGGTATACGGCGTGGCCTGCGATCCACGCAATCCGGAGGCCATCGCACGCATCTTCGCCATCAAACAGCGCCCCCGCTTCAAATCCCTGCAAGTGCTGCTGCATTCCATCGACCAGCTTGACGGGCTCGGGCTGGAGCTGCCCGCCCCGCTCAACCGACTCGCCGCGCAGTTCCTGCCCGGCGCGTTCTCTCCGATCGCTCTGGCCCGTGAGGACTGCACCCTGAGCACATTGGCGCGCACCTCGACCGGCGCGTCCACACAAGGCATCCGCATCCCCAATTCCGCGGCGGCGCTCGCCATCCTGCGGGCGACCGGCCCGCTGGCGGCATCCAGCGCGAACCTGTCCGGCCAAGACAGCGCTCAGAGCGTGCGGGAGGCCGTGGGCGCGCTGGGCGATCAGGTGGCGCTGTATCTGGACGGCGGCCCGACCCAAGGGCATGTGGCCAGCACGGTGGTCGCCGCCGATCCGCATGGACGCGACGGCATCGAGATCCTGCGCGAGGGCGTGATCGCCTCGCATGTGATCCGCAAAGCGTTGCACATGAACGGCGGGGGGCTCGGCGCATGA
- the guaB gene encoding IMP dehydrogenase, which translates to MATTDMNNQSAYAPLPPIFAQLGLAYDDVLLLPNETDVIPSEVDTTTHLTREITMKVPAISAAMDTVTESEMAIAMARNGGIGVLHRNLSIDDQAAQVDIVKRSESGMITDPLTVNPEVSLADLDKLCGRFHISGLPVVDKDNKLVGIITNRDMRFIASEDYDHLKVKDVMTRENLITGPSDISKEDAHDLLAKHKVEKLPLVDGEGRLTGLITVKDFVKTEQYPDATKDEQGRLRVAAGVGFLGDAWQRASALMEAGVDVLVVDTANGEARLALDMISRIKHDSAFNGVQIIGGNIATRSGAQAMIDAGVDAVKVGVGPGSICTTRVVAGVGVPQLTAVYEAAQACKAAGVPCIADGGIHYSGDIAKALVAGASSVMLGGTLAGCEEAPGEKVLLHGKQYKLYRGMGSLGAMAPRGKKSYSKDRYFQADVTSSDKVVPEGVEGEVPYRGPLNAVLYQMIGGLHQSMFYIGAHNIPEMSEKGRFIRITDAGLRESHPHDIVMTSEAPNYSGFHGN; encoded by the coding sequence ATGGCTACAACTGATATGAATAATCAATCCGCGTATGCTCCCCTCCCTCCGATTTTCGCCCAGCTGGGCCTCGCCTATGACGATGTGCTGCTGCTGCCCAACGAGACGGATGTGATTCCGTCCGAAGTGGACACCACCACGCATCTGACCCGCGAGATCACGATGAAGGTGCCCGCCATCTCCGCCGCCATGGACACCGTCACCGAATCCGAAATGGCCATCGCCATGGCCCGCAACGGCGGCATCGGCGTGCTGCACCGCAACCTCTCCATCGACGACCAGGCCGCCCAGGTCGATATCGTCAAGCGTTCCGAGTCCGGCATGATCACCGACCCGCTCACCGTGAACCCCGAGGTGTCGCTGGCCGACCTCGACAAGCTGTGCGGCCGCTTCCACATCTCCGGCCTGCCGGTGGTCGACAAGGACAACAAGCTCGTCGGCATCATCACCAACCGCGACATGCGTTTCATCGCCTCCGAGGACTACGACCATCTGAAGGTCAAGGACGTGATGACCCGCGAGAACCTCATCACCGGCCCCTCCGACATCTCCAAGGAGGACGCCCACGACCTGCTGGCCAAGCATAAGGTCGAGAAGCTTCCGCTGGTCGATGGCGAAGGCCGACTGACCGGCCTGATCACCGTGAAGGACTTCGTCAAAACCGAGCAGTACCCGGACGCCACCAAGGACGAGCAGGGACGCCTGCGCGTGGCCGCCGGCGTGGGCTTCCTCGGCGACGCCTGGCAGCGCGCCTCCGCCCTGATGGAGGCCGGCGTGGACGTGCTCGTGGTCGACACCGCCAACGGCGAGGCCCGACTGGCGCTCGACATGATCAGCCGCATCAAGCACGACTCCGCCTTCAACGGCGTGCAGATCATCGGCGGCAACATCGCCACCCGTTCCGGCGCGCAGGCCATGATCGATGCCGGCGTCGACGCCGTCAAGGTCGGCGTGGGCCCCGGCTCCATCTGCACCACCCGTGTGGTCGCCGGCGTCGGCGTGCCGCAGCTCACCGCCGTGTACGAAGCCGCCCAGGCCTGCAAGGCCGCCGGCGTGCCGTGCATCGCCGACGGTGGCATCCACTACTCCGGCGACATCGCCAAGGCCCTGGTGGCCGGCGCCTCGTCCGTGATGCTCGGCGGCACGCTCGCCGGCTGCGAGGAGGCCCCGGGCGAGAAGGTGCTGCTGCACGGCAAGCAGTACAAGCTCTACCGCGGCATGGGCTCGCTGGGCGCGATGGCCCCGCGCGGCAAGAAGTCCTACTCCAAGGACCGCTACTTCCAGGCCGACGTGACCAGCAGCGACAAGGTCGTGCCGGAAGGCGTCGAAGGCGAAGTGCCGTATCGCGGTCCGCTCAACGCCGTGCTCTACCAGATGATCGGCGGCCTGCACCAGTCGATGTTCTACATCGGCGCGCACAACATCCCCGAGATGAGCGAGAAAGGCCGCTTCATCCGCATCACCGACGCCGGCCTGCGCGAATCGCATCCGCACGACATCGTGATGACCTCTGAGGCGCCGAACTACTCCGGTTTCCACGGCAACTAA